The following are from one region of the Anguilla rostrata isolate EN2019 chromosome 7, ASM1855537v3, whole genome shotgun sequence genome:
- the myf5 gene encoding myogenic factor 5 — METPDLFYDSSCMSSPEGRYGEGEGEAAGEAAGMVEREGEDGHVRASAGRCLAWACKACKRRSSVADRRRAATVRERRRLKKVNHAFEALRRCSTAPGGGPAQRLAKVEILRNAIQHIEQLQELLLREQVHGYYGLPGGGRSEPPSPTSNCSDDMVGCRSPVWLEMSCGKMNDYEMHRAGCEDGTPTASSLACLSGIVDRLSSGNTNCQTGNSAALSSCGSDGQPGTPENPNNRPVYHML, encoded by the exons ATGGAGACCCCGGACCTCTTCTACGACAGCTCCTGCATGTCCTCCCCGGAGGGACGGTacggcgagggcgagggcgaggctGCGGGCGAGGCGGCGGGCATGGTGGAGCGCGAGGGCGAGGACGGGCACGTGCGGGCGTCGGCCGGCCGCTGCCTGGCGTGGGCCTGCAAGGCCTGCAAGCGGCGGTCGAGCGTGGCGGACCGGCGGCGGGCGGCCACGGTGCGCGAGCGGCGGCGGCTGAAGAAGGTGAACCACGCCTTCGAGGCGCTGCGCCGCTGCAGCACCGCGCCCGGCGGCGGCCCCGCCCAGCGCCTGGCCAAGGTGGAGATCCTGCGCAACGCCATCCAGCACATcgagcagctgcaggagctgctgctgcgggAGCAGGTGCACGGCTACTACGGCCTGCCGGGGGGGGGCCGCTCcgagccccccagccccacctccAACTGCTCCGACGACATG GTTGGTTGCCGCAGTCCTGTTTGGTTGGAGATGAGTTGTGGAAAAATGAACGACTATGAGATGCACAGAG CGGGCTGCGAGGACGGGACTCCCACGGCGTCTAGTCTGGCGTGCTTGTCGGGCATCGTGGATCGTCTGTCCTCGGGAAACACAAACTGCCAAACGGGGAACTCGGCCGCCCTCTCGTCTTGCGGCTCCGACGGCCAGCCCGGCACCCCCGAGAACCCAAACAACAGACCGGTCTATCACATGCTGTGA
- the LOC135258824 gene encoding myogenic factor 6-like, with protein sequence MMDLFETGAYFFNDLRYLEGDGGPLQCLGAAGTSPLYGARESPPSPLPPPPGDGGLAGETGFETGCEDSSGEEHVPAPPGLGPHYPGQCLAWACKTCKRKSAPTDRRKAATLRERRRLRKINEAFEALKRKTVANPAQRLPKVEILRSAISYIEQLQDLLHTLDREERAQGKDRAHCGAKKRHILSTDHFRGDSSHGWQTMINHREVVSGQAAESSASSSLHHLSSIVASISTEPPKEEPNQPASGT encoded by the exons ATGATGGACCTTTTCGAGACGGGCGCGTACTTCTTCAACGACCTGCGGTACCTGGAGGGGGACGGCGGGCCGCTGCAGTGCCTGGGGGCGGCCGGGACGTCCCCGCTGTACGGGGCGCGGGAGAGCCCGCCGTCGCCGCTGCCGCCCCCGCCCGGCGACGGGGGCCTGGCGGGGGAGACGGGGTTCGAGACGGGGTGCGAGGACAGCAGCGGGGAGGAGCACGTCCCGGCCCCGCCGGGCCTTGGGCCGCACTACCCGGGGCAGTGCCTGGCCTGGGCCTGCAAGACCTGCAAGAGGAAGTCGGCGCCCACGGACCGCCGCAAGGCCGCCACGCTGCgcgagcggcggcggctgcgCAAGATCAATGAGGCCTTCGAGGCGCTGAAGAGGAAGACCGTGGCCAACCCCGCCCAGCGGCTGCCCAAGGTGGAGATCCTGCGCAGCGCCATCAGCTACATCGAGCAGCTGCAGGACCTGCTGCACACGCTGGACCGGGAGGAGCGCGCCCAGGGGAAGGACAGGGCCCACTGCGGCGCCAAGAAGCGGCAC ATCCTGAGTACTGATCACTTCAGAGGGGACAGCTCCCATGGCTGGCAGACCATGATCAATCACAGAGAAG tcgTTTCAGGTCAGGCTGCTGAGTCTTCGGCCTCCAGCAGCTTACACCACCTCTCCTCTATCGTGGCCAGCATTTCCACCGAGCCGCCAAAGGAAGAGCCCAACCAACCGGCCTCGGGCACATGA